In Kutzneria kofuensis, the DNA window CCTACTCCGGCCCGGAGACCGGCAACCGCGACCACAAGTCGTTCGTGCTGAAGTCCGGCTCGGCCCGCTTCGTGATCAACGGCGGCGTGTCGCCGACCAGCCCGCTGCTCGACCACCACCGCAAGCACGGCGACGGCGTGGTCGACCTGGCGCTGGAGGTCGGCGACGTCGACCAGTGCATCTCGCACGCCCGCGCCCAGGGCGCGACCGTGCTGGAGGAGCCGCACGACGTCTCCGACGAGCACGGCACGATCCGCCGCGCCGCCATCGCCGCGTACGGCGAGACCCGGCACACCCTGATCGACCGCTCCCGCTACAACGGCCCCTACCTGCCCGGCTACGTGGCCAGGACCAGCACCGTGAAGCGGCCCGAGGGCGCGCCGAAGCGGCTGTTCCAGGCCATCGACCACTGCGTCGGCAACGTCGAGCTCGGACGCATGGACTACTGGGTCGAGTTCTACAACCGGGTGATGGGCTTCGTGAACATGGCGGAGTTCATCGGCGACGACATCGCCACCGACTACTCGGCGCTGATGAGCAAGGTGGTGTCCAACGGCAACCACCGCGTGAAGTTCCCGCTCAACGAGCCGGCCATCGCCAAGCGCAAGTCGCAGATCGACGAGTACCTGGAGTTCTACGACGGCGCCGGCTGCCAGCACATCGCGCTGGCCACCAACGACATCATCGCCACCGTGACCGCGATGCGCGACGCCGGCGTCGAGTTCCTGGACACCCCGGACTCCTACTACGACGACCCGGAACTGCGGGCCCGGATCGGCGAGGTGCGGCTGCCCATCGAGGTGCTCAAGCAGCACCGGATCCTGGTCGACCGGGACGAGGACGGCTACCTGCTGCAGATCTTCACCGCGCCCATCGGCGACCGGCCGACCGTGTTCTACGAACTGATCGAGCGGCACGGCTCGCTGGGCTTCGGCAAGGGCAACTTCAAGGCCCTGTTCGAGGCGATCGAGCGCGAGCAGGAACGCCGCGGCAACCTGTGACGCCGCTTCGGAGCCCACGTGAGCCACTCACGTGGGCTCCGAAACGCACGCGAGCCACTCACGTGGGCTCCGAAACACACGCGAGCCACTCACGTGGGCTCCGAAACACACGCGAGCCACTCACGTGGGCTCCGAAACACACGTGAGTGGCTCATGTGCGCTTCGAAACGCACGTGAACCACTCACGTAGAGGAAAGAGGGGCGCCGTCAGCGAAGGACGGTGAAACCCGCACTGCGCAGGGCGGTGACGAGTTCGGCGCAGTGGTCGACGCCGCGGGTCTCCAGGTTGAGGGAGACCTCGGCCTCGCCCAGCCGGAGCTCGTCGGACATCCGGGTGTGCTCCACGTCCAGCACGTTCACGCCGAGGTCGCCGAGCATGGTGAGCAGGCCGGCCAGGCTGCCGGGCTTGTCGTCGATGCGCAGGCGCAGCGCGAGGTAGCGGCCGGCGGCGCGCATGCCGTGCTGGATGATTTGCAGTAGCAGCAGCGGATCCACGTTGCCGCCGGACAGGACGGCGACGACCGGCCCCTCGAACCGGCCGGGATGCTGCATGAGCGCGGCGACGGTGGCCGCGCCGGCCGGCTCGACGACCTGCTTGGCCCGTTCCATGCACAGCAGCACCGCCCGGGCCAGCGAGTCCTCGGTGACGGTGACGACGTCGTCGACCAGGTCGCGGACGTGCCGGTAGGTCAGCGCGCCGGGCTTGGCGACGGCGATGCCGTCGGCCATCGTGCGCACGCCCGGAAGCTTCACCGGCGAGCCGGTGCTCAGTGACTCCGGCAGCGCGGCGGCGTTCTCCGCCTGCACGGCGACGACCTTCACGTCCGGCCGGGTGGCCTTGATCGCCGCGGCGACGCCGCCGACCAGCCCGCCGCCGCCCGCGGCCAGCAGTACCGTGCCGACGTTGGGCAGCTGGTCCAGGATCTCCAGGCCGATCGTGCCCTGGCCGGCGATCACGTCAGGGTGGTCGAACGGGTGGATGAACACCGCCCCGGTGCGCTGCGCGAAGACGATCGAGGCGGCCAGCGTCTCGTCGAAGGACTCGCCGGTCAGCTTCACGTCGGCGCCGTAGCCGCGGGTCGCCGCCAGCTTCGGCAGCGGGGCCCGGCGCGGCATGAACACCGTCGCGGGAATGCCGAGCAGCGAGGCGCCGAGGGCGACGCCCTGGGCGTGGTTGCCGGCGCTGGCCGCGACCACGCCGCGCGAGCGTTCCTCGGCATCGAGGCCGTGCATGCGCACGTAGGCGCCACGAATCTTGAACGATCCAGTGCGCTGGAGGTTCTCCAGCTTGAGGTACACCTCGCCGCCGTGGATGTCGCCGAGCACCCGGGAATGCTCCATCGGCGTCTGCCGCACCACGGTCGAGAGCAGCTTCCGGGCCGCGTGCACCCGCTCGACGCTGACCAGCTCCATGGCACCCGATCCTGCCAGTGTGCTGTCGGCTGCCACACCGGCGGCCCGTTACGGGTACGCTTGACGCATTCTCACCCGGCGACGGTGACCACTGAACCACGCGCGGTCATCGGCACGTAGAGGACAACTACGCCGGGACGTGGACATCGTGGAGGTGGCATGGCACGCGTGGCCCGCATCGCCGGGGTGCTGCCGCTGATCGGGGCGGTGGCGTCCGCCGCGGCACTGGCTGGGGCAGCCGTGTTCACCGTGTCGCAGGCCGGCTGCGCCGACGCCGGGCACTACGTGGTCAACGGCAACGTGGTGGAACTCGTCGGCAGCTGCGTCGACAAGCAGGACTTCCCCGGCGCCAAAGACGCCGCGACCGGCCTCCGTCCCTGACGGCAAGCTCTGTTCGGAAGGGGGCATTCCTGGCGTTGGGCGCCAGGAATGCCCCCTTCCGAACGTCTAGGCCAGGGCGGCCAGCAGGTCCTCGACCAGGTCGTCGGCGGACTCGATGCCGACCGACAGGCGGACGAGGTCGTCCGGCACCTGCAGGGCCGAGCCCGCGGTGCTGGCGTGGGTCATCTTGCCGGGGTGCTCGATCAGCGACTCGATGCCGCCGAGCGACTCGGCCAGCGTGAACAGCTTGGTGCGGGCGCACACGTCCAGCGCGGCCTGCTCGCCGCCGGCGACGGTGAACGACACCATGCCGCCGAACCGGCGCATCTGCTTGGCGGCGACCTCGTGACCGGCGTGCTCGACCAGGCCCGGGTAGTACACCCTGGTCACCTTCGGGTGGTTGACCAGCGCCTCCACCACGCGCTCGGCGTTGTCGCTGTGCCGGTCCATGCGCACCGCCAGCGTCTTGAGGCCGCGCAGCGTCAGCCACGAGTCGAACGGGCCGGGCACCGAGCCGGCGGCGTTGCGCAGGAAGGCGAACTTCTCGTGCAGCTCGTCGTCGGAGGTGACCAGCGCGCCACCGACCACATCGGAGTGCCCGCCGAGGTACTTCGTGGTGGAGTGCAGCACGATGTCGGCGCCGAGGCCCAGCGGCGACTGCAGGTACGGGGTGGCGAAGGTGTTGTCCACCACCAGCCGAGCCTCGGCGTCGTGCGCGATGCCGGCCAGCGCGGCGATGTCGGCGATGCCCAGCAGCGGGTTGGTGGGCGTCTCCACCCAGATCGCCTTGGTCTCCGGGCGAACCGCGGCCCGGACGGCGTCCACATCGGACAGATGCACCGGCGTGTGCTCGACGCCCCACTGGCTGAGCACCTTGTCCACGAGGCGGAAGGTGCCGCCGTACGCGTCGTCCGGGATGATCACGTGGTCGCCGGGGCGGACCAGCGCGCGCAGCGTGATGTCGGACGCGGCCATGCCGGACGCGAAGGCCAGCCCGTGCCGGCCGCCCTCCAGTGACGCGAGGCACTCCTCGAGCGCGCTGCGGGTGGGGTTGGCGGTACGCGAGTACTCGTAGCCGCCGGCCCGCAGCCCGCCGACGCCGTCCTGGGCGAACGTGGAGGTCTGGTAGATGGGCACGATGACCGAGCCGGTGTGCGGGTCAGGCTCCTGCCCGGCGTGAATCGCCCTGGTCTCGAAACCGTGTCGGGCGGTGCTGTCCGTCATGTACAGAGCCTACGTTGCGAAACCGGCCGGCCCGAGAGGCCGGTGACGACCGCCACCGGGCCCCTTCGCACGTAGGTAGCCGCCGGTCACGGGGGCCGAGGCCAGCACGATCAAGACGATCGCCAGCACCCGTCCGGCGCGAACCCGAGTGAGTATCGGATTGCCGAGTCCTCTCACAACAGAACGCCGCCGGGAGGTTCACAGTGGAACCTCCCGGCGGCGTCCGGAACGGGTGACCTCAGGGGCCGTACGGGCCGGGCTGCTGGCCCGGCTGCGGCGGCTGCCCGAAGCCGGGCTGCTGCGGCGGCTGGCCGTAGGGCGAGGGCTGGCCGAACTGCTGCTGCGGGGGCTGGCCGAAACCACCGGTCGGCGGCTGCTGCGGCTGACCGTAGGGCTGGCCCGGCTGCGGCTGGCCGAACTGGGGCTGGCCGAACTGCTGCTGCGGCTGACCGAACTGCTGCTGGGGCTGCTGACCGAAGGGCGGCTGGCCGAACGGCTGCCCGTACTGGCCGTAACCGCCGGCGGCCTGCGGGGCCGCGCCACGCTTGGCGGCCATGTTGGCGCTGGTCGACGGCATCCACCACAGCACGAGCAGGCCGATGAACAGCACGATCTCGATCAGCGAGACCACCGGGCTGCGCCCGACCTGCAGCAGAGCGCTGATGACGCCCAGCCCGAAGAACACGCTGAGCACGATCCGGCCCCAGTTGGCGCCCTGGCCGGCGAACCACGCACACGCGCCCGCGCCCAGCGCGATCACCAGTCCGATGATCGGGCCGATGAACAGGATGCCGGCGCTGTACCGCAGGCTCAGCAAACCGATCAGCGAGATGATGCCGGAGATCAGGCCGATGGCCATCAGGCCGATCGTCACCCACATCGCGATCGGCAGCGTGTTCGCGCTGCCGCCCGCGGCGCCGCCGCCCATCGGCTGGGCGCCGAAGCCGCCCGGGGCCTGCTGGGTCGCCCACGCCGGCTGCTGCGGCGCGCCGAACGGCTGCTGGCCGAACTGCCCCGGGGCCCCGGGCTGGCCCGGCATCGGCGGCTGGCCCGGCTGCTGCGGGAAGCCACCGCTGCCGGGGGCGCCGAAGGGCTGCGGCTGCTGGCCGAACGGGCTCGGCGTCGGCTGCTGCCCGAACGACGGCGTGGCCGGCTGCACCGGCATCGGGCCGCTGGGCGGGTTGGCGTAGCCGGGCGGGCTGTAGACCGGCCCGGCCGGCGGCTGCTGGCCGGGCGGCACCACCTGGGTGGAGTCGGCGGGCGGCGGCGGTGGCGTTGTCGCGCTCGGTGACGACAGGTCGCCGGGACGCACCACCTGGGTGGCGTTGGCGTCCGCCGGGCTGCCGGCAGGGGGCTGGGATCCCGCCCCGACCACCTGCGTGGCCTCCGGGTTCACCGCGGAGTCACCGGTCTCCGGCGGCTGTGGATCACTCATCGGGTTTCCAACCCCCTTGGGCCCTTGACGTCACGTCGCGGGTAACGCTAGCCCATACGCCGCAGCGCCGCCGCACACCTGGCGAGACTCATCGA includes these proteins:
- the hppD gene encoding 4-hydroxyphenylpyruvate dioxygenase, with the translated sequence MTEMLDDVSFESLRQLVGLVDYDASKDPFPVKAMDAVVFVAGNATQTAWFYQVAFGMQLVAYSGPETGNRDHKSFVLKSGSARFVINGGVSPTSPLLDHHRKHGDGVVDLALEVGDVDQCISHARAQGATVLEEPHDVSDEHGTIRRAAIAAYGETRHTLIDRSRYNGPYLPGYVARTSTVKRPEGAPKRLFQAIDHCVGNVELGRMDYWVEFYNRVMGFVNMAEFIGDDIATDYSALMSKVVSNGNHRVKFPLNEPAIAKRKSQIDEYLEFYDGAGCQHIALATNDIIATVTAMRDAGVEFLDTPDSYYDDPELRARIGEVRLPIEVLKQHRILVDRDEDGYLLQIFTAPIGDRPTVFYELIERHGSLGFGKGNFKALFEAIEREQERRGNL
- the ilvA gene encoding threonine ammonia-lyase, whose amino-acid sequence is MELVSVERVHAARKLLSTVVRQTPMEHSRVLGDIHGGEVYLKLENLQRTGSFKIRGAYVRMHGLDAEERSRGVVAASAGNHAQGVALGASLLGIPATVFMPRRAPLPKLAATRGYGADVKLTGESFDETLAASIVFAQRTGAVFIHPFDHPDVIAGQGTIGLEILDQLPNVGTVLLAAGGGGLVGGVAAAIKATRPDVKVVAVQAENAAALPESLSTGSPVKLPGVRTMADGIAVAKPGALTYRHVRDLVDDVVTVTEDSLARAVLLCMERAKQVVEPAGAATVAALMQHPGRFEGPVVAVLSGGNVDPLLLLQIIQHGMRAAGRYLALRLRIDDKPGSLAGLLTMLGDLGVNVLDVEHTRMSDELRLGEAEVSLNLETRGVDHCAELVTALRSAGFTVLR
- a CDS encoding cystathionine gamma-synthase, whose translation is MTDSTARHGFETRAIHAGQEPDPHTGSVIVPIYQTSTFAQDGVGGLRAGGYEYSRTANPTRSALEECLASLEGGRHGLAFASGMAASDITLRALVRPGDHVIIPDDAYGGTFRLVDKVLSQWGVEHTPVHLSDVDAVRAAVRPETKAIWVETPTNPLLGIADIAALAGIAHDAEARLVVDNTFATPYLQSPLGLGADIVLHSTTKYLGGHSDVVGGALVTSDDELHEKFAFLRNAAGSVPGPFDSWLTLRGLKTLAVRMDRHSDNAERVVEALVNHPKVTRVYYPGLVEHAGHEVAAKQMRRFGGMVSFTVAGGEQAALDVCARTKLFTLAESLGGIESLIEHPGKMTHASTAGSALQVPDDLVRLSVGIESADDLVEDLLAALA